GCTCGATGCGCCCGACGATCTGCCCAAACAGGCGTGATGTCAAGTGGCTCTCGGCGCGCTGCGGGACACGTCGGCGCCGCGGTCGTCCGGCGCGTAGGCGACGGCGATCGACGAAGAGCGCTGGAGGTCAGCCTCACGTCGTGGAAGTCATACTGTCTATCTACGCTCGGACGTGGACGCGGCGGTGGCTTCTGGAGTAAGGTACGACCCGGGTGAGCCGCCGCCATGCCGGCGGTGATCGTGCCGTGACCGCCGTCAAGAGGGGGAGCTCGCATGAGCGCCAAGTGGATCCGATCGTCCGTCGTCGCCTTCGTGTGCTTCGCGCTCGTCGCGGGCCTGCCGCCCTCGGAGGCGGCCGCACAGGCCAAGTACCCGAGCCGCCCCATCCAGCTCATCTGCCCGTGGGCCGCGGGCGGGGGCACCGACCGCATCGCCCGCATGGTGGCCCTGCTGCTGGAGAGGGAGCTGGGACAGCCTGTGACCGTCGTAAACCGGACCGGCGGCAGCGGCGCCGTGGGCCACACGGCGGGCGGGACGGCGACGCCTGACGGCCACACGATCACCATCGTCACCGTCGAGCTGACGATGATGCACTGGATGGGCCTCACCCCGCTCACCTACCGGGAGTTCACGCCCGTCGCACTGATCAACATCGACCCGGCCGGCGTGCAGGTTGCGGCCAACTCCGAGTGGAAGACGCTCAAGCAGCTCCTGGACTGGGTGAAGGCCAACCCCGGTAAGGCCAAGGCCTCGGGGACGGGGCGCGGCGGCAGCTGGGACATCGCCCGCGCCGGGATGCTGAAGGCGGCGGGGATCCCGATCGACGCGATGCCGTGGGTGCCGAGCACCGGGGCCGCCACGGGGCTTCAGGAGCTGGTGGCCGGCGGCATCCAGGTCGTGACCGCGAGCCTGGTCGAGGGACGGCCCCTCATCGAGGCCGGCAAGGTGCGCGCGCTGGCCCACATGGCCGACAAGCGCGACCCGGCGTTCAAAGATGTCCCGACGCTCAAGGAGCTGGGGATCAACTGGACGATGGGCGCGTGGCGGGGCATCGCAGCGCCCAAGGGCACGCCTCCCGAGATCGTTGCAATCCTCGAGAAGGCGTTGGACAAGGTCGTCCGGACCAAGGAGTACAACGACTTCATGAACGCGGCGCCGTTCGGCATCCTCTGGAGCCCCGCGGCCGAGTTCGGGAAGTTCATGGCCGAGCAGGACGCGACCATGGGGGTGCTGATGAAGGAAGCGGGCGTCGCCAAGTAGCGCCTCCGGCCGCTCCGCATGAAGATCAGCGACACGGTGGTGGGCGTCGGCTTCATCGGGGCCGGCGCCCTCATCGTGGCCGGCACGCTCAACTATCCCGCGCTCGACGGCGGCCACCCGGGCCCCGCCCTGTTCCCGCGGATCCTCGGCACGCTCATGGCGGTCCTCGGCGCGGCGCTGGCCGTGCAGGGCGCGCGGGCGCGGGACGCGACCCAGGCCGTCGAGTGGCGGCGGCTGCACCGCAACGTCGGCTTCGTCAACGCGCTGTTCGTCCTCGGCGGCGTGTTCGCCTACCTCGGCCTCGTGGAGTGGCTGGGGTTTCTCATCACCGGCACGCTGCTCCTCTTCCTCATGATGTGGCGCCTCCGGGTACCGCCCCTCCGGGCGCTGGTGGTGGCGATCGCGTTCATCGCGATCGTGCACTTCCTGTTCGTGAAGGTCCTCCGGGTCCCGCTGCCGCTCGGCCTGCTCTGGTGGTGATCGGGTGATCGAGCACATCGGGCAGGCCCTGGTCCTCCTCGCGAGCTGGAAGGTCCTCCTCACCATCGTGATCTGCAGCGTCTACGGGCTGTTCGTGGGGGCGATCCCGGGGCTCACCGCGACCATGGCCGCGGCGCTCCTGGTGCCGTTCACGTTCTTCATGGATCCGCTCTCGTCCCTGGTGGCCATCGTCACCATGTCGGCCATGGCGATCTTCGCCGGAGATATCCCGGCCGCGCTGGTCCGCATCCCGGGCACGCCGTCGTCGGCGGCCTACACCGATGACTCCTACGAGCTGACCAAGCAGGGCAAGGCGGAGCTGGTCCTGGGCGTGGACGTCGTGACCTCGGCGATCGGCGGGCTCATGGGCGCGGTGGTCCTGATGGTCGCCGCCCCGCTCCTGGCCGAGGTGGCGCTCCGCTTCACGTCGTTCGAGTACTTCTGGCTGGCCGCGCTCGGCCTGTCGGCCACCGTCATGATCGCGAGCACCCTGCCCGTGAAGGCCGGCCTCGCGCTCCTGATGGGGCTCTTCTTCTCGACCATCGGCGTAGACATCACCCTCGGCTACCCGCGGTTCACGTTCGGGACGACCGAGCTGCTGAACGGCCTGGACTTCATCCCCGCGATGATCGGGCTGTTCGGGGTCTCCGAGGTGCTGCGCAACATGGGAAGCGCCACGCTGAGCTTTCCGATCGCGCCGGTCCGGGCCGAGCGGATCTTCCGGGGGGTGGCCGAGACCCTGTGGCGTTACAAGGCCAACATGGTCCGCGCCGGCGCCATCGGGACCTTCATCGGCATCCTGCCCGGGGCGGGCGCCGACATCGCGGCCTGGATCGCCTACGCGGTCGCCCGCCGCTTCTCCCGCGAGCCGGAGAAGTTCGGGAAGGGGGCGATCGAGCCGATCGTGGACGCCGGGACCGCCAACAACGCCTGTCTCGCCGGCGACTGGGTGCCGGCCCTCGTCTTCGGCATCCCGGGCGACTCGATCACCGCGATCGTGATCGGGGTCCTGTACATGAAGGGGCTGCGGCCCGGCCCCATGATCTTCGAGCAGCAGCCCCAGCTCGTCTACGCGGTGTA
Above is a window of Candidatus Rokuibacteriota bacterium DNA encoding:
- a CDS encoding tripartite tricarboxylate transporter substrate binding protein yields the protein MSAKWIRSSVVAFVCFALVAGLPPSEAAAQAKYPSRPIQLICPWAAGGGTDRIARMVALLLERELGQPVTVVNRTGGSGAVGHTAGGTATPDGHTITIVTVELTMMHWMGLTPLTYREFTPVALINIDPAGVQVAANSEWKTLKQLLDWVKANPGKAKASGTGRGGSWDIARAGMLKAAGIPIDAMPWVPSTGAATGLQELVAGGIQVVTASLVEGRPLIEAGKVRALAHMADKRDPAFKDVPTLKELGINWTMGAWRGIAAPKGTPPEIVAILEKALDKVVRTKEYNDFMNAAPFGILWSPAAEFGKFMAEQDATMGVLMKEAGVAK
- a CDS encoding tripartite tricarboxylate transporter TctB family protein, yielding MKISDTVVGVGFIGAGALIVAGTLNYPALDGGHPGPALFPRILGTLMAVLGAALAVQGARARDATQAVEWRRLHRNVGFVNALFVLGGVFAYLGLVEWLGFLITGTLLLFLMMWRLRVPPLRALVVAIAFIAIVHFLFVKVLRVPLPLGLLWW
- a CDS encoding tripartite tricarboxylate transporter permease, whose amino-acid sequence is MIEHIGQALVLLASWKVLLTIVICSVYGLFVGAIPGLTATMAAALLVPFTFFMDPLSSLVAIVTMSAMAIFAGDIPAALVRIPGTPSSAAYTDDSYELTKQGKAELVLGVDVVTSAIGGLMGAVVLMVAAPLLAEVALRFTSFEYFWLAALGLSATVMIASTLPVKAGLALLMGLFFSTIGVDITLGYPRFTFGTTELLNGLDFIPAMIGLFGVSEVLRNMGSATLSFPIAPVRAERIFRGVAETLWRYKANMVRAGAIGTFIGILPGAGADIAAWIAYAVARRFSREPEKFGKGAIEPIVDAGTANNACLAGDWVPALVFGIPGDSITAIVIGVLYMKGLRPGPMIFEQQPQLVYAVYLSFIVANILLIPFGYLAIKASGFMLRVPRNVLMPAILMFCLVGAFAINNSLVDVALMLAMGVFGYFLEANGIPVAPIVLGMVLGPILEQNFMVSMIKTEWDLTQFVQRPVALVLAGLTMLVWLTPLYPWLLARGRSLATPR